In Gemmatimonadota bacterium, the genomic window CGCGCGGCGACCGCGGCGTAGAGGCGGGACATGTCGCGAGACCGGACCAGATCCGTGCGATGTGCCTCCAACGCCTGGCTGACCTGGGCGGGGACGGGCTGAGCCTCCGGCCAATCCCGTTCGACCCTGTCGATGAGCTCGAGCCCGGACCCTGCGACGGTGACCCACGGTCCCGCAGATCCGGACCGCGCCAGCACGTCTCCGAGGGCCCAGGCACCGCCCGCCACCACCAGGGCGGTTGGTATGAGCGCCACGGTCAGGAGGGCCAGGAAGACGCTCCGTTCGAAGCGGCGGGGAGCCATGGGTCCTCGGGGGATCGGGTGGATACGATCGCGAAACGGACGGAGCCTCATCGTAGAGCCCCACTGGCCGCCCCGTCACGCTCGCCGATCCCCGACCTAGCGATTCAAGCGTTCATCGAGGGACTCCAGACCCTTGATGACCTCCGACAATCCGGACCGCAGGTCGACGGCGATGCGGAACAGGAGGAGGATCATCACGACCTGACTGAGCAGGTGCCAATCCATGGCCACTCCTTCGTGGGGGTGAGGATGCGAAACTACCAGGTCCTTCGGTAGCGGAAGGTGGGGCCGGCCCCTTCGGCGACGTAGCCCATCTGTGCGATCGACTTGTTCGTGCGCTCGCGGAACCCGCGCAGGCTCTCGGCGGCCTGAGCTCCAACCTGGGTTGCGACGCGCTCGAAGAGGTCCTCGGGTGGCGCCCCAAGACGCACGGCGCTGTCGTGGATCAAGGGAAGAATCAAGAGCGCCTCACGGCTCCCCTGTTCCAACCCGGCCAGCGCGAGTGCAATCAGAGCGGCGTCCAGGTGATGCGACGCCCCTTCCCTGACAGCGCGAGCTGCAGCACGCTCCGCGAAGGCCCGCAGTGTGGGCGCCTGCTCCGGGCCGAAGCGGGGCTGGAGAAGCGACCAGCGCTCACTCGCCGCCGGCGTCGTCAGGGCGCTCTGGATCTCATGGTCCAGGGTCGTGGGTATGGGACGCACGAGGTACCCGACCCCGGCCCCTTCGGCGATGCGCGCTTCGAGCGAACCCTTCCCGGCGGGTCCTGTCGGATCCGTCATGGTCTTCCTCCCCTCCCCCGCTGCAGCACGTCGGCCGCGCCGGTCAGCCTCAGTTCCATGGTTGCGGCGCTCAACATCCCTTCAGATAGCGCAGCCCGATGAGCAGATGCCCCCGGTCGTCGACGAGATCCGTTCGTGCGACCCGCACCGGCTCGTCTGCGATGCGCGGTGGTGGGGATGCTTCGTCACACCAGTGATCGGCGGGCTGCTCCCGGCGGAGCAGTAGCGCGTCCGCTTCCACCGCGACGACCACCATCCCGCGGCCGGCGATCTCGATGATCTCGTCGGGGGCGAGAGACAGCACGCGCGCCTGCGCCGCGTCGTCGGGAAGGAGCGCCCACGCAGACCCTTCCCAGGGCCCGCCCGGTAGCCGGTACCACTCACCGCGGCGCTCCGCGAACGTCTGATGGAACAGGGGACCGTAGCCCCAGTCCTGGAACTCGAGATCCGGACGGAGGGGCACCGTCGAGTCACCACGGTCTCCGCGGAATACGGCGCTCAAGCCCCGGCCGGGCACCGCGATGACGATCAGCTCGCCCAGGCGGCTCGAGGTGACGTCGGGCGCCACGTGGAGGGACATCACGCGGACGGCCGGCGACAGCATGGTCTGATGGCAGGCCGCCAGATCCGCCGCGTCGCGACACAGCTCGTCGAGGCGGTTCTCGTTCTCCAGCCAGCCGACCTGGTCCGGGTCGAAGAGCGCGACCCAGCTGGCGAATCCGTCCTGGGCAGCGAGGCCATGCGCGTGAGCAAGGGTGAGGCAGAGCGCCAGGCTGGCGCCGGCTGCCCTCCGGATGCACCGGCCTCGCCCTCCGAAGCTCGCCCACCGAGCCGCGAACCTGTTCTTTGCCAACACGGTCCAGCTCCTCGTTCCCCTACCCTCCGGACCGCGCAGCTCGTCTGGTCGCCTCAGCACCCTTCCGACTCATCTCCGCGAAACCCGAACGCCACCGTCGCACTGTCCCTCTCACTGAGAACACCTCCCCCTACGTCGCCCACTGCTCCTCCTTGCAGGGCCCGAAGGCCCCTCCTCATCGGGTCCAGCGAACCGAGACGCGGAGACCATCCGCGCTCGGGCCAAGACGGACGACCGGGCCAGAGGTCGGTTCGAGCTTGTCGCGGACCGCCCAGAGCAGCAGCGCACCTGCTGCGAGACCGGCTCCCGTGTAGACGACGACGGTGGTCTCATCGGACCAGTCTCCGCGGGGCTCCGGAGGAGAGATCCGGATCGCGGCGGCCAGCGCCCCCACGGCGCCCACGCTCAAGACCGTCCCAGCCCCCACGGCCGCCTTCAGACCGGAACTCAGCGCCCGACCGTCCCCGAGCGTGCGGTCGGCGCTGCGCCCGATCCGATAGCCCCCGATGACTCCCGCACCGAGACCGGCGGCGACCAGCACGAGGGCCGCTTCGACCGTCTCGTCGACGTCGTGGTTGTCTCGAGTGAACCAGCCCGCGAACGAAGCACCGGCCGCGAACCCTACCGCTCCGTATCCCACCGTCGTGGGGATCCGCCAGAGCGTCTCCTGTGCTTCAACGCCCTCGGCCAGCGCCACTGCGATGAGGCACGCCCAGCCGAACCGGCTACTCATTCGCATCATCGATCCTCCTCTCCGACCCGCAACCAATCGAGCGGGATCGACCGCACGCGGGCACATGCACGACTACGTAGGAGCGCGGGCCCCGTTGCGTAGGCATCGAGACCCGACTGGCGGACAATCTCGACGCCTCGCAGCGAGAGGGGCAGCTGCCCGGGGACCTGCGGTGGAGGGGAGGGACGAACCGACCGAGGCGGTCCCCGTCACCGCTGAGGGAGCGCGACCTCGTGCCGGAAGACGACGGCGGGCGTCCCGGGCTCGACCACCCTGAGGATCGCGCGGTCGGCGAGGATGTCCAACACCATGAAGCCGGGGTGCTGGTGTGCAAACAACGTACGCGCTTCGTCTCCCACCGGCGTGGCTTTCTCCGAGGAGCCCAGGCCGCTCACCAGCAGAAGCGACGCTGTGGTCTCTCCCTCGAAGACCTGGAGTCCATGATCGTGCCCCGACGCATAGGCGAGCGGCGGAGCCGTCGCCAATGCCTCACCGAGTCGCCTCCGGAGCGCAGTGTTGCCACGGCTCACGAAGTCCTGGTCCGTACGCACGAGCCAGCGGCCCAGTGGGCCCACACCGGGAAGGGGTAGGAGCACCCAGCGCCACCCGCCGTTGGTCATGAGCGAGGGGAAGATCCACTCACCAAGCGTGTAGAACCCACCGTGCGGCCCCCTCGACCGCAGCGGGTGGTGCGCCACCACCACCACGGGCCTTCCGTCCGGCGGGCGCAGCGCATCCTCCACAAGCCCAGCAATGACGGCCGCGGTGTCCGCATAGGAGCAGGCCGGCCCCGCATTCTCGCCCCGCAGCCACCACTGTGTGTCGAGCGCCACCACGCGGGCGGCCGTGAGATCCAGCGCGTACGGACCGGGACACCCGGGGAACGGCGTGAAGAGGGCGTTCGGATGCGCCTGAACAATCTCCGCTTGGCGCCGAACTCGCTCCAGGCCATCGGGTGCGTTCTGATCCCAGTCGTGGTTTCCGGGCACGAACACCGCGCGCGCCTGACCTGCCGCCTCCAGTTGGGCCTGGAGCGCCCGCTCCGCCTGCGCTCGGCCCTCGGCATCGGCCTCCGGCACGCCGGACGGATAGATGTTGTCGCCCAGATACACCACCACGGTCTTCTCAGGCAACGAGTTCGCAGTGTCACGCAGCGCCAGCAGCACCGGCTCACCGTCCACCGAGGGCGCGCCGGCGTCCCCGATCAGGATGATCCGCTGCAGGATGGCTCGCGCCGGAGGCGCGTCCAGCGATGGGGAAGCGACATCGGCACGCACATAGGGGCGACCGTGCGTGCAGCCCGGCGCTGACAGCGCCACCGCCATCGCCGCCGCCACCCAACCACCGGCAAGACGCAGATCGCGCTGCGCACCTCGCCACGCTGCCTGGATCCAGGCGCTTTGCGCCTTCAGCCCTCCGGCCACAGCATCTCTACCCATACCGGCCTGTGGTCGCTCGCCTCGCGAATCTCCAACACCGTCCCGGCACCTACGGACGAGACACCACGCAGGAAGATGTGATCCCACCGCATGCGCTTCACCGTGGGAGGGCCTTCCTGCGTAGGCCAGGAGAAGCCGGCCTCCGCCGCCACCTCTCCGACTCCGCCGCTGTTCATGTCGCCCCCGATCACCACCCGCTCATAGGGCGAGGCATCGTCCAGGACGGCACGCAACTGCGCCTTCCGCGCCCACGGCGTGATCTCGAGCAGCGAGCCCAGATGAGCGGAATACACGCGCAGGGGCCGCCCCCGAACGTCCAGCGTCACCGCCACGGCGATGCGCTGGGTGCGGGTGAACAGGGACACGTGCGGAAGTACCAGCTTGGACTGCTCGCGTACCGGCCAACGGCTCAGGACCGCGTTGCCGAAGTCGCGGTCGTAGCGGTAGTGGAAAACCGCTGGATAGTAGACATACTGGAGCCCCAGGTGCTCGGCGATCCGACGGGTGCCTTGCTCGTCCATCTCCTGGAGCAGGATCACGTCTGCGCACTGAAGCTCCGACGTACTACCGAGCACCCGCGCCGCGGTGTCGGGGCGAAGTGCGAACTCGACATTGAAGGACACCACGCGCAGTGTCCTCCCTGCCCCGCCGTCACAGGAGACGAGGCTTCCCGGTTGGCCCGCATAGGCAGGCCCTCCCGGGCTCGTGTAGTTGCTGCCGGTACGGCACGCCGTCAGGAGTGGGGCCGTGCAGAGAGCGGCCAGCAGGATCCGCGAC contains:
- a CDS encoding endonuclease/exonuclease/phosphatase family protein encodes the protein MSSRILLAALCTAPLLTACRTGSNYTSPGGPAYAGQPGSLVSCDGGAGRTLRVVSFNVEFALRPDTAARVLGSTSELQCADVILLQEMDEQGTRRIAEHLGLQYVYYPAVFHYRYDRDFGNAVLSRWPVREQSKLVLPHVSLFTRTQRIAVAVTLDVRGRPLRVYSAHLGSLLEITPWARKAQLRAVLDDASPYERVVIGGDMNSGGVGEVAAEAGFSWPTQEGPPTVKRMRWDHIFLRGVSSVGAGTVLEIREASDHRPVWVEMLWPEG
- a CDS encoding metallophosphoesterase, which gives rise to MGRDAVAGGLKAQSAWIQAAWRGAQRDLRLAGGWVAAAMAVALSAPGCTHGRPYVRADVASPSLDAPPARAILQRIILIGDAGAPSVDGEPVLLALRDTANSLPEKTVVVYLGDNIYPSGVPEADAEGRAQAERALQAQLEAAGQARAVFVPGNHDWDQNAPDGLERVRRQAEIVQAHPNALFTPFPGCPGPYALDLTAARVVALDTQWWLRGENAGPACSYADTAAVIAGLVEDALRPPDGRPVVVVAHHPLRSRGPHGGFYTLGEWIFPSLMTNGGWRWVLLPLPGVGPLGRWLVRTDQDFVSRGNTALRRRLGEALATAPPLAYASGHDHGLQVFEGETTASLLLVSGLGSSEKATPVGDEARTLFAHQHPGFMVLDILADRAILRVVEPGTPAVVFRHEVALPQR